Below is a window of Camelina sativa cultivar DH55 chromosome 11, Cs, whole genome shotgun sequence DNA.
NNNNNNNNNNNNNNNNNNNNNNNNNNNNNNNNNNNNNNNNNNNNNNNNNNNNNNNNNNNNNNNNNNNNNNNNNNNNNNNNNNNNNNNNNNNNNNNNNNNNNNNNNNNNNNNNNNNNNNNNNNNNNNNNNNNNNNNNNNNNNNNNNNNNNNNNNNNNNNNNNNNNNNNNNNNNNNNNNNNNNNNNNNNNNNATGATCATTCACGGTATATGTGGTCTATTCTcctaaaagagaaaaatgaagcGTTTGAAAAATTCAGGATCTTCAAGTCACTAGTTGAGAATGAAGCTGGAACCACAATCAAGACATTCCGGACAGACCGAGGAGGAGAATTCATGTCTCACGAGTTTCAAGCATTTTGTGAGAAGGAGGGCATAAACAGACACCTCACAGCACCATAcactccacaacagaatgggGTTGTGGAGAGACGGAACAGGACACTCTTTGAAATGACTAGAAGCCTTCTGAAGCATTTAAATATGCCAAACTATCTGTGGGGAGAGGCAGTAAGGCACGCAACCTATGTCATTAATAGAGTAGGAACAAGGAGTCTGATCAACCAAACACCATATGAAGTATTCAAGGCAAAGAAACCCAATGTGGAACATCTACGGGTGTTTGGCTGTGTGGCCTATGCCAAAATTGAAACACCACATCTCAGGAAACTTGAAGATAGATCTAGGATGCTCATATATCTTGGTACCAAACCAGGCTCAAAGGCATACAGATTGTTTGATCCTTCAAACAAGAAGGTTGTGGTTAGTAGAGATGTTGTGTTCGATGAGCTCAAAAGCTGGAAATGGAACAACTCTGAGAAGGACTCTGCTGATTCAGGCACATTTACTCTCAGCATCAGTAATGTTTTCAACACAGCTGCTGGAACAGAGAATGAAACAAACgcagaagaaaacagagaagatggAGCAGACACAGAAGGTGACGAAAATGACATAGAGGGGAGTGATAATGAAACTGCAGAGGAGCAAGCTACTGTGGAAGAACAACCTCAAATGTTGAGACAGTCAACAAGACAAGTTAAAAGGCCTATCTATCTCAATGATTATGTCCTGTTATCAGACATAGAAGGAGAAACTCTTCTACTAGCAGTTAATGAAGAACCATGGAATTTCCAGGAAGCAAGCGAGTTGAAGGTATGGAGAGACGCTTGTGAGGATGAATTGTCAAGCATAATAAAGAACAAGACATGGAGTTTAGTTGAGCTACCTTTCGGAGTAAAACCAATTGGCCTGAAGTGGGTGTTTAAACTAAAACGGAACATAGACAATAGCATAAACAAGTACAAGGCAAGGCTTGTAGCTAAAGGCTATGTACAAAAACATGGGATCGACTTTGAAGAAGTCTTTGCCCCCGTTGCTAGAATCGAAACAATTCGCTCTATTCTTGCCTTAGCAGCCTCCAAAAGCTGGGAAGTACATCATCTTGATGTGAAGACCGCATTCCTCCACGGAGACTTGCAAGAAGATGTCTACATCACTCAACCAGAAGGGTTTGTAGTGAAAGACCATGAAGAAAAGGTGTACAAGCTACATAAGGCCCTCTACGGACTGAAACAAGCACCTCGTGCCTGGAACATCAAGCTTAACAGCATTCTCAGTGAGCTAAAATTCGAAAAATGCAGTAAAGAACCATCTCTTTAcagaaaacagaacaatgaaCATCTTCTGATTGTGGCAGTCTACGTAGACGATCTTCTTGTCACAGGTTCATCATTGAAACTGATTTCTGATTTCAAGAATGAGATGGCTGGAAAATTCGAAATGAGTGATTTAGGAAGACTCACCTACTATCTTGGCATTGAGGTTTGCCAAAGTGAGAACGGGATCGTGTTAAGACAGGAAAAGTATGCAAAGAAAATTCTTGAAGAGACCGGAATGAGTGAGTGTAACTCTGTTTTGTTGCCAATGGAACCGGGTCTGGAGCTTTCAAAAACTCAAGATCCAAAGCGCATTGATGAACGAGCTTATAGAAGAAGTATTGGCTGTCTGAGATATTTGCTCCATACTCGACCAGACCTATCATACTCTGTTGGAATTCTGAGTCGTTATTTGCAGGAACCTAGAGAGTCACACGGAGCCGCACTGAAGCAGATTCTGAGATATCTTCAAGGCACTTCTGGCTATGGTCTCCACTTCAAACCAGGAACTCAAACAGGACTAATGGGATACAGTGACAGCAGTCATAGTGTGGACGTGGATGATGGGAGAAGTACTGCTGGTCATGTGTTTTATCTCAATGAATGTCCTATCACATGGTGTTCTCAGAAGCAACAGGTGGTGGCGCTATCCTCTTGTGAAGCCGAGTTTATGGCAGCAACAGAAGCTGCTAAGCAAGCCATTTGGCTACAAGAGTTACTCGCTGAGATTACTGGAACAACGTGTGAGAAAATAACAATTTGTGTAGACAACAAGTCTGCCATTGCTCTCACAAAGAATCTTGTCTTCCATGGTCGCAACAAACACATTCACCGTAGATATCACTTCATACGGGAGTGTGTTGAAATGGACAAGTTGATGTGGTACATGTTCCCGGGATCGAACAGAAGGCTGATGTGTTAACCAAGGCTCTCGACAAgatcaaattcaagaatatgagGAACCTCATCGGAGTTCATGAACTGTCAAAGAAGGATTTCAAGCTTAGAGGGGAGATTGTTGGGCTAAGCTTGAAGTGTGACTTGCGGAAGAAGTAATCCTAATAAAGATTAGGATTAGAGTTATTTTAGGAGACATCTAGAATAAACAGTTGTAATAAGTTCTAATGAGATTAGGAGATATCTAATCCCAAATAGTTTTAGGAGAactatctctatatatagagttgCCAAAGCTTGTGGTAAACCTATGAGTTTAGAGAGAGAAGTTTTAGAACTTGAGAGAGAAAGCTTTAAGGTTTTTGTGTaagatttcctttttctgaATAAAGAGAGTAATTCTTTACATTCTTGTTCTAAATCTTTCATTGAAACAATATGGATTACCTCAACCACATGGAGAATGCTCTGGATGAGGTTCGAACACATGGGATGGTGGATGCAGAGGATACCGTTCTTTAGAAAGGTAAAGGAGGTCGATTTACGACTACTTTCACAACCCAAGAGACGTGGGAGAGCTTACGGGAATCTAGGGGACATAAGGCTTGGAGTAAAGGGGTTTGGTTTTCTCAAGCAACACCAAAGTACTCTTTCATTGCTTGGCTAGCAGTCCTGAATAAACTCTCAACAGGTGAACGAATGCAGACCTGCGGTGGTGCCATCAACACTTCATGCCTACTATGTTCAAATCAACTAGAAACCAGGGATCATCTATTCTTCTCCTGCCCTTACTCATCCGAAATATGGACAGGCCTTACACTAAAGCTCCTCACCAATAGGTTCTCGACTAATTGGGAGGATAACCTATCTCTCATCTCTGACGAGACTTTGAGCTCTGTTACCTTGTACATAGCGCGCTTTGCTCTTCAAGCCACTATCTATACTTTATGGAGGGAACGGAACAGGAGTAGACAAGGTGAAACCCCATCCCCTGCTCCTTTACTACTTAAACAACTTGACCGGACCATTAGAGACAGATTACTCTCCATTTACACTCATAGCAAATGAAAATACGAAGCAGCAATGGCAACATGGCTTACAACAAGATATCTCTCTGTTATGTAACTCAAATTTGTAGATGAACAGTCTGACCAATGTTTTAAAGTACCGCTGATGTAAAacgatttttttaaataaattttacattttatacaaaaaaaaaaaaagaggaagtgTGCAAAAagtatatttcttttcttgacCAGCGATAATATTTACTTGCAGGAAACAGTGGGCAGAGTTGTAACCTTTCCAGACCGGTGTGATCGTTTGCAAATTCGACATCTCTAAGTAAGCGATGGAAGCTGATTCCAAGAGATATATTTATGTTTACGTTAGTTATATCCCGATCTGGTGGGCTTACCTTCAgtattttttttgctctttgggttttgctttgttttactttttaaattggTCCAAGTTGAAGTCAGTGTAAACTTAGGATTAAACTAATTTGAGCTTGTAACTTAGAGAGCTATACTTACCTTATAacttgttatttttgtttacttatgAGAGAATGATTATTCTTAGatgttttgttagtttttgccAATGAGATAAGAGTGAgattcatcatatatattagtttCTGCTCCCTTTTGAGTTACAAAGGGGTTTGCTTTTCTCTTTAGGAATTTGGGTATTTGCTtagtttgtattttcttttctacCCTCTCTAAGTCGAAAATTgaaaatctgatttttaatgGCTATGAGAACTTATATCAAAAATGCTATAccaatttcataatttaaaaatgcAGAGATCTTAATGAGATTTTAAGAAATAGATGGAGACAGTGACTTGCAAGAGGAGTTTGCTTGCAGAGTCATATGATATAATTGGCTTGTGCTGCCACATAGACGATGCACATACTTTTAAAGTCAAAGAACAGGTGTTCCTCTCTTCCAGGTATTCTAGGTATCCTTTTTTTCCGTGATACTTGTGAGGTTTTTCACTTAttgtgttcaaaaaaaaaaattcttaagaaCCCTTCATGGGTTATACCATTGGAGAATGTTTTTCTTAACAAGTTCCTATAGATTCTTAAACAGAAGTACTTCCCAAGTTACTGAATGATGTATGTAATTAGCATTTTCACTTTCATCTGGTGAACAACGTCTTAGGATTCTTCAATACCATAaactgccttttttttttaattagagaaGATAAAGATAATTTCCTATTTCTTTAAGAAGAAGGAAATTGTCAATTCCTATTTGTTTTAGAACAGGAAAAAAGCCTGTTGTATGGCTCATCCTATTTAAGTATAAAAATAGGGTAGAGGCAGAGATTCATAGTTTGAGAAGAATAGCTTAGAGATAGATTCATTCAAAGAGAGGGCTAAAGGGTTTTGGAGAGGATAGAAAATAGTTTCAAAAGAAATACTTGTAAACgtattttctattaatcaaaaggTTGTTTTGAGAAAATCCCTGAGTTATTTGTCAACTCTTACCAGAAAATAAGCCGTCGcttttttcatcttctccatgGGCGCCCGTGCTAGCAAATCATCCGGTAAGCGAAAgccggatgatgatgatttggagaCCAAACCGGTtctcaagaaacaaaaggaaaattcCGACGAGAAGGTAACCTAATTAGATGTTCCTCTGGTTCTTTGAGAACAATCTTCTTTACTCTGTCTTCTAATATGGCTACTACTCATGTATGTATGTAACAGGAGGAGACATTGACGGAAGGAGGACTTGCTGATCCTAATCTCCAGCACAAGTCTGATGATCAGGAGGCTAATTTATTTGGTTAGTTACGTTACGTTTTGTGTGGCTCTGAGCTCCTATCTAAATGTTTTATACTTGGCTGAAGCTCTTCTTTTTAGGTGAGCGAATTCTGGAAGATGATTTGGAGACCAAACCCATGCTGAAGGAAACATCCGAGGAGAAGGTAACTTAAGATGGTCTCGGATTCCTCTTGTGATCTTTGAGaacaatatatctttttttaagaCCGTCTTCTAATGACTACTCATGTATGTAACAGGAGGAGGCACTAACGGAAGGACTTGGTGATAGTCTCCAGCACAAGTCTGATGATCAGGAGGCTAATTTAATTCAGGAAGTTGccataagaaaaacaaagacgCTCTTCGTTGCGCATCTTACTCCCCAAACTAAAATACCCCATATGTAAGTAGCTCGTTTAATTTTTCTCTTCGTTCTTGGAACAAGTTCTTTCAtgactaatatttttttttaattaacctcCATGTATACAGCATCGATTTCTTTAAAGATGTTGGACAAGTTGTTGATGTTCGACTTATTGTTAACAAGAAGGGCAAGCCTGTCTTGGGCTTTGTTGACTTTGCTTCTGCTAACGAGGTAGAGAAGGTGAGAGTAGTTTTTATAGCTAGTAGTCATTTGAAAAGTAATGTATGGAAAAATAGACAAGTACGTT
It encodes the following:
- the LOC104724428 gene encoding nucleolin 1-like, coding for MGARASKSSGKRKPDDDDLETKPVLKKQKENSDEKEETLTEGGLADPNLQHKSDDQEANLFGERILEDDLETKPMLKETSEEKEEALTEGLGDSLQHKSDDQEANLIQEVAIRKTKTLFVAHLTPQTKIPHIIDFFKDVGQVVDVRLIVNKKGKPVLGFVDFASANEVEKALQTKNGEYFQGRNIFLDVAKPKMNPLSTPKYEDNLLREPILRQQEEKSDVIRFCGKKTTFSYDDD